The genomic interval CtgtggaaaagatggaaaacaaactCCCACAAGAACGTCCACAGGGTCCCGGCAGGCCACAGGAGCAGGAGCGAAATGCCTATTGGACACCAAGAGCTTTAAATGTCCCTAAGTAGCCAAGACAATTGATTCCAGATGAGTCTTGTCAGGGAACTGGAGCCAAACGGTTGCCAAACTCtggaattttattttcaagaaaaatcaGTATCCAGGATGTTTAGTCTGGATTAATTGTTCAATAAATGACATTTCCAAAAACAAAGCTCAAGCCAAAGAAAACATGTTTGCTGGTTGAGTTGCCCAAAGAGTGTAAACCTGAGACCTTTGTTGGGGGCAACtgattggggtggggggatgcACCAGAATCCAAGGCATGGTGACAGGCCCAGCTGtttatcttgttttttgagactgctTAGCTGATTTGGAACTCAACTCTCCTGCGTtggccttccaaatgctgggactgcTGGTTTGTCTACCACATCCAAACTCCTTTAAGCGTGTGTACTATGGGCAAAATTACTTCGATCGTGAGCCTTGTGTTCTGtcactaaaataacaaaaataatcccCTTTCTGCTGTTGTGAGGATTAAGTAAAATCGTGCTTAGCAGAGGCTGGCAcagtctatccatccatcaatcccaGCCTTCAACCTATTATTGCTACTTAGAGGCATGCCGCCTCTAACCAGCTTCCAGGGGTCTCTGAATTGTTCCAAATCCTTTTTAGTTACGCCAACAGTCCAGTACCTTTTAACTCCCTGGCTGGAGTCTCCACTGCAACTGTTCGTCTAGGAGCATAAAGCGCAAACAACACTAGCTCCATCTCGCTGGGATGGACTCACAGCAGCCCAGTCACCAGAGCCCCTGTCTATTCTATCCTGGACTCTCCATGCAGGAACACTAAACAGCCCCAAAGCCAGCTATCAGGGTTGGGGTCCTACTCTTAACCAGCATTTGGGTGACATCTCTTGATGAACCagtctgcctccatcttaggcttcaAAGCCTCTTAGGGTAAAGACAAACTACGTTctttcctgtttatgattaaatctgtttctcaaggattgggttATGTCCTACCTGTAATCTTAAGTACAAACAGTTCTGTACTGCCTAGTCCTTCAACCATGTCTTGGTTTTGAAAAGATATTATAATCATTTTGCAGCCCTGTGTTTCAGAAGGTTGCTATGGTTACCATTTTAGGAACACCTTGCAATATGTCTGCCTCAGGAGGTCATTATAATGCTTATGTTCTGCTCGGTAACCCCAGCTATTTGCTGGCTAAATCCTCTACCCCCAAGCTATAAAGACTTTGCCTTCCTCACATCCAGGACTGACTTCTAGAACCCAGACTTATTGGGGAGGTAGCTTGTGTACTCAAATAAAGAAAGCTTGTTTAATTACTTGTTTTAGTTACTTTGGCCATGATGACTTGGGGTCAGTGATCTTTCTCCTCCAATCTTTGGGTTCAACACTCTAAACTTTATAAGAGTGTTCTATGCTGTCCTTCCAAAGTTGCAGCCCTTCTGTAATGCAGGGACTCCTCTTAGAGTCTAAAGACTCTCCAACCTCCTTAATACTTGTCTGGATGCTGGGAAGAATTTCTGAGACCATGGACATTCTGATTGGCCCTTGGTTTGAAAGAAAATCCCAGGAACCCTAATCACATTCCACTGGGACTGCAAGAGGGTTCTGGAGCCCTGGGCCAGGAGACTCTAAAGGAATAATAGAAATGAAATAGGGAAATCTCCCAAAGAAATCCATCAAActtgggaaggggaggggtagaGAATGAGAATCGAATGAGCCAGGAGGATCAAGAGAACTCATATGATGTTCAAAGGGGCGGGGGATCACAGAGCACCGTAAGGAAATTCAGACAGGGGAAGCAGTCACAGGAAGTTTTGAATCAGCTTGGGGTTCTGAACGTTCCAGTGAGCCTCCGAAGTGCCAGGAGCCGCAAGGACCCATGGTCCAGCAAGGTGAAGAAGTCTCAAGAAGACCAGGAGAGATATGGGAATTTAGTGACCACTCGTTACTGAAGGGTTCTGAGAAAACACCACAGTGGCGTTCAGGACCATAAATGAGAACCATGACCATCACCGCCCAAGGCCAGGCGCCCAGGCAAGGCTTCCAAAGCATAACCGGAATCACGCGCGCTGAGAGGGCGGGGCTGCCGAGAATGCCGCAGTGGATGACGGGAGCCCGCGCGCCCAAAGCGGCCAAGAGGACTTAGGGAGCAGACAACCGCCGCAAGGCAAGCCCTCACCAGTGCGCATGCGTGGCTCTCCGGTACCGGTCCGTACTCCAGCGTCGTGAAAATCTCACGGGTACAGGGCTGTACACGCGTAGCCGCCATCACTCGCCGAACGTCTTCCGCGAAGGACTGGACGCTGGACGTTCTACCTAGAGGAACTTGGAGGTCCGAAGTGCGGCACCGCCCACTCCAATCCAAGGGGCGGGGCCAACAGGGCCGGGCAGCGAGGTTTAGGCCGTGACCCGCCTACTTTAGAGCCACGCGATGCGGCCTGTGGGCAGgcgctgggaaatgtagtttcaGGGAGAACAgaaatgggtaggtgggtgggtggggtcccGCATTAACAGAAGGGCTTCGGCTATTGTCACTTTGAGGTCTTGGAGCTATGTTGTCCCGGCTGGCTTCGActttcagagatccacctatctctgcctcctgagtgctgctattaaaagcgtgtgccagcACACTggctaaaaaaatatttatctttctttgtatgggtgttttccctgAGGTACGTCTTTGCACTAAGTGTCTGCAGTGCCTATTGTGCCCGGAAGAGGGCGATGCAGGCACTGGGCTTGAGTGAGCCCAggggcagttgtgagccaacatgtgggtgtTAGAAGCTTCACTTCAGACTTCTCTAAAAACAAcatgtgttcttaattgctgagctttCTCGCCACcccaaatgtttttctttctttaaaagaagcaaagattacttttatgtgcatgagtattttgcctgcatgcatgtctgtgcatcatgtacatGCAATatcccaggaggccagaagagggcgacggatcccctagaactggagttacaggggatTGTTAGTCGCAATGTGCGTGTTGGGAAtagaactctggtcttctggaagagcagtcggtcaGCGCTCAGCCGTttaactatctctccagcctcctccgCTTCCATAACTTCTTTATAAGCAAAAACATTCATTTTGTTCACAAAGGGCTATTAATAGCACTGTGTAGACAGTGTGTGTTGGGTGGAATCGGACCCAGAGCCTAACACATGATAGACAAGAGCAGGAGATACTAAAGTTTTCAAAGTGCCAGTTCTGCACTGTAACGCCTGCAGTTGAGGAAGGGCGGAAATGTAGGTTTTAGTAATTCAGGAAGTGTGTCATGGGGGGGGGGCTCAGCTGTTTCTTTTGATTGGTTGGATGAGAGGGAGGGCGTGGCTTCAGGTCTTCGATACAAGTGGTCCGTGTGGGTGCCGGCTTTGGATGATAGGGCGCTGAGGTGGGCTTAACGGTGGCTACTTCATTTCCTTAGTTATACCGACGCCGGAAGTATGGCTTTCATGTACGCATCGGCCAAACAGGACCGATTAAGATACCCAACAGATTTGAAAACGGAGCATTCATCATAATGGGACTGTAGACCATTCTCAGGACAGATTTTAGGATTCTGGGTGGAGTACTGTGTGTATTCGACTGGCTGGGAGGTaatggtgtacgcctttaatcccagcactttggaagcataggcaggcaggtctctgtggattcgaggctatcctggtctacaaagcattccaaaacagccaggaagGGCCAcacagaggaaacacacacacaccccgaatCAACTGTGACCCGACAGTAGACTGGCTTCGTTTATCTGGGAAAAGTTCTCCACGTTTTAGACGCTTGGGACTTTTTCCTAGGGCCATGGCGGACTCGACGTTTCTGGCACCAGAGCTAAGCGACGCAGAGTCGATGGGTGAAGAGACGGTGCGGTTTCAGGAGTTGCTGCTGAAGGTGGGGCTGACTAGACTGGTGGAAACCTGGGTATTTAAGAATCTATTATTAATTGCCACTCAGAGAGGcagcttcagttcccagaatgCCCTATGGCAGCAAGGAGCCCTATGGGAATTGTAGTTATTTGGTTCAAGGTTTACTaggttttaaaagaaatggaagtTGGGGGAACTTGGGAATTCTTGTAAAAATAAAAGGGGGCCTAGACTGTACAGTACCCCATGTGATCCCGAGCTGTCACATATGAGTTGTCCTATAGTCGTTTGAGGAGCAGATGAGGGGGTTTGACTTCACAGACTTATACTGGATGGTTGTTTACTTTTTTCCCCACAGGCTTCCAAAGAGCTCCAGCAAGCCCAGACAGCCAGGCCAGAATCTACACAGATCCAGCCAAAGCCTGGTGAGAAACAGATAGAAATGCTGTGTCTAGATACGTAGGTAGGTAGATAGCTAGATAGGAAGGTAATATACCCcagggaggatgggagagggtcaggagaagctggaggcaggacaCACAGGGTGAAGGTGACAGATCATAGTTGGGTACAAAGGCCTAAGAGTAGTTATGTGAatggacaggcaggaagatcaccaaCAAACACTGGACCACAGAGAGCAGAGTGGGAAGTGGAGATTCAACGTAAGAAAGAGTCGGGTGcctgagagaagcagagaggaatagaaagaggggaggacagagcCGAAGTGTGAAAGCAGGGCGATACTTacagggtaaaggtgcttgccacttaGCCTGGGGACccgagagaactgagtcctgaaTGTCGTCCTGTGACCATCACATACTCCAGCCGTGCCatgtttgcacacatgcacacacatgcacacacatgcaaaataggtgcatgtaattaaaagaggggaagaaatgaATGCCTGTGATCTAAGGAAGCAGAAGTCTCCCAAGTCTGGGGCCAGCCTGAGCGtaaagtgagagaccttgtctcaaaaaagggagATGGTGGGTGAGAACGTGACAGCTCAGGGACAGATGGCCAAGATAACTGCACTCGTGCAGGTTTCTGCATAAAGACCAACTCTTCGGAAGGAAAGGTTTTCATCAACATCTGCcactctccctccatccctcccccggTGGACGTGACTGAGGACGAGCTGCTTCAGATGCTGGAAGAGGACCAAGCTGGCTTCCGAATCCCCATGAGCCTGGGAGAGCCACATGCTGAGCTGGATGCAAGTCAGTGCCCTCAGAAGACACCCAGTCTGCTCCCCCAACATTGTTTTTCTCAGGAGCTTCCAGTCAGCACTGGGAGCCAGAGGGGTCCAAACATAATTCCAGTGTGAGTGATTCAGGACTGGAGTGAGCATGCATGCCCTGGGCTCATCACTGAGGTTGAAGAAGGTTTCCGAGAGGGTTATGTGGAAGAGTGCCAGTCTGATTTGAAGAGTTACTTAggcaaaaacagaaaagagggtCGTAGGCAGAGATGACAAGTGAGCTGATCATGGTTGCTCACTCTTGTAATCTTAGCTcttaggatgctgaggcaggagaattgctgggagctagaggccagcctggactacatagaaagatGACAAGGGCCTGTGTCTGGAGGATACAGTGATGTCAGGACAGACTGGAAGTGTGGGTAGTCAGGGGCTCTGGAATAGCGATCCCTAGAACTAGGTGGGCTAGAGTGAGGGCATCATCCTTGGAGCTGCTGGGCCAGGCCCTGCCTTGGTGGTGTGGTCTGCAGCCTGGATGTGAGCCGAGAAGCCAAGAAGGACCTTGTCTGACTTGTCTGGAAAGTGTATGCTGTCTTTCACTTCCTGTGTCTTGGGTCTCTGGTCCTTGGGTAAGTTTTCCTTATGGGTATTCCATGGAGGTTGTGGGACCTCATTCCCTCTTTGTTTCCACAGAAGGCCAGGGCTGTACTGCCTATGACGTCGCTGTCAATAGCAACTTCTATCTGAGGATGCAGGTGGGGTGTGTGGTAGGGATAAAACCTTGGCAGTATGCTTCCTCCAgccacagccccacccccaccatcataTCTGTTTTTTCTCTAACCTCAGAACAGTGATTTCTTGCGGGAACTAGTGGTCACCATTGCCAGGGAGGGCCTCGAGGACAAGTACGGCCTACAGCTAAATCCTGGTGAggagcaggagggaccaggaatcTTGGGTGCTACACTTGGGAGAGGTGAATTCAGTGTGTCAGGGATTTCCTTGACTAGCTTTCAGGAGAGGTGAAGCTTATTAGAATGAGGGTgatccgggcggtggtggcgcacgcctttaatcccagcacttgggaggcagaggcaggcggatttctgagttcgaggccagcctggtctacagagtgagttccaggacagccaggactacacagagaaaccctgtctcaaaaaacaaaacaacaacaacaacaaaaaaaatagaatgagGGTGGAGGTGGAGCCAAGATGGTTTGAGGCCAGAAGCCTGCAAGGTGTGTGTAGGGGAGTTTCTTGGTGCATTCACCAGGAAGGGTAGAGCTAAGGTGGGTAGGGCTGCCTAGAGTCAAGCTTGCTATGGTCAGGATGGAAGGTTTTCAGGAAGGTGGCCCAGCCTCTGTGGACCGGGGAGCATCACCTGAgggtccacctcagtgatgtttGACTCTGCACCCTCAGAATGGCGCATGCTGAAGTACCGGTCTTTCCTGGGCTCCATCTCACAGCAGAACATCCGTTCCCAACAGCGCCCACGGATCCAGGAGCTGGGGACCCTGGATGCCAGTGACTCACTGGGAACCCAGCATGGGTGAGCCATCGTGCACATCTGAGCACATCTGGGCTAATGACTGTCCTAGGGCTGAGACCTGGCtgggtggagggagaaagggacagTAAGCCAAGTAGAGGGTCACCCACAGCCTACACTTGTTCCCACACAGCCCAGAGCGGCCTCACCTGAGCCTGTGGTTGGAAGCTCCTGATCTCCTCTTGGCTGAAGTTAACCTTCCTAAACTGGTGAGTGCAGGCATTTTCCTAAACTGGTGAGTGCAGGCACTTTAGTCAGGGGAAAGAGCAGGTGGACACCCCAGGGCTGAAGAAGGAGGTCTATGGGCCAAACTCCTGGGTCTGAAGGAAGACACTGGGGCCTGGACTGGTCTGGGTTCTATCTCTTGAGGCAGTGGTGCAGTTGCCTCTTTTGGCCTAGAAAATGTgacagctgcagctgctgctgtcctGGGTTTGAGCTCCGTGAGACTTAGAATTATTGTCCTTTGGGTTTTTCCCCCATTGTttttgtgctggggattgaagccaTAACCATGTATGCTCGGACCTTGGAGACATGGCTTCCCAATGCTAGGGGCGTGGGCTGACTCTCTCATCGCCAGGATGGAGCCCAAGGGCTGGcactggagataggagagaaccgcCTGGTGATGGGAGGCCCCCAGCAGCTGTACCACCTGGACGCCTCCATTCCCCTGCGGATCAATACCGAGGCAACCAGGGCTGCTTTTCACCACAGGAGAAAGGTACCTAGAGGGGCTTCAGCAAGTGCTAGGTTGTAGGGACCTGGAGCCCTGGCTCTGCGGGAGGAGGCGTCGACCTGGAGTCCTGGGCTTGAGAGCTCTGGGTTCTGaatcctcattctctctcctttttcagcAACTGATGGTGTCCATGCCCCTCCTGGCCGCATCGTCCTGACCAGCGTGTCCTGCATTTCCGGATGTAGCTGATGTCTTCCTAAGAGAAGTGAACAGGTTTCCAGTTCTCTCCTGCTCCAGGCAATGAtgcacagagggaggaagggaagagaaacgCCAGCTCTGACTCAGTGTCCCCaaagtctgtctctttctcaaggCCATGGCCTCCTGAGCACTTTGGACTCCTGTCTTTTACTGGGCTCCCCTGGGCTCCAGAGCTAACCCACTTCTTTCCTATCCCACTTCCTTATACCAGCGAGAACGTCTCGGCATCCAGGCTCAGCTCTGGTCCCTCCTTCCTAGACAAGGCTCTTCCTGCATGGACGTCCAGCAGTCCCCAGAATAAATGTCCCACCATACCACCGACTCTTGCTTCTCCTAGTTCTAGTGCCTTCTCTAGAATGTCATGTGGGAAGTTGCAAAATGACTATCCCCAGTACAGTGGGTGTTCTCTTGGGACTGGGGCTTATGCAGTTTGACCTCTAAGCAGTCAAACTCAAGCAGTGTCTCTAGGCTCTCCTGCGCCATACTCTGTTAACTATCCATTCTTGGTGTCCAGCTTCATGTCACAGGCACCCCCAAGTTGAAGTCCCAACCCCCCAGGCCTCACTACCTCCTGGCCAGCATGCTGGGCTCCCTCTTTTAGGACACTCCATTTTACTTCCCAACAGTCTTTCCCTTTTCTGGTGCTGAGGATGTAACTCAGGGTCTCTCATGCCAAGTGTGGTctgggcaggcagtggtggcacacacctgtcatcccagcactcaagggcagaggcaggtggatctctgagaatgtggccagcctggtctactgagtgagttccaggacagccagggttctactgagtgagttccaggacagccagggttacacacagaaatcctgtctcaaacatccAGACCAAACAAGCAATGCTAGGCTTACATTTGTCATGCCATTGAGCTGTATACCTCATGGCACCCccatctgttttttgtttgtttgaaaagaggtttcatgtagtccaggctcaTTTGAAACTTCTCCTGAAGCCGAGGATTTGaatttataatcctcctgcctctcgtAAAGTGATGGGCTTTCAAGTTTGCACTATCCTGGTTTATATAGCTGGGGACCACACCCAGAATGccatgtgtgctaggcaagaaCTCCACCGAGCTGAGCTGAGCCACTTCCAGCCTCTACCCCTAcactgtaatatatattatattggtAAGGTGTCAGGTGCTGTTTGTACTTGTtgaaacctgattttttttttttttttttttttttttttagatttatatattttacatttgtgaatattttgcctgcatgaatgtctgtgcaccgtTTGTGTGGTTGGTTTCTGTAGCGTTTACAAGGTGTGgaatcccagaactggagttagcaTGTGGGCATCCTGAGACCTTTGTGagagcaacaagtattcttaaccctggagccatctctccagtgccaaaAGCTGATTCAAATGTGCTTTGAGACTCTGTCCTAGGTCAGGCTGGCTCCCTGGCCCTGCAGAGGGAAGACGGAGAATACAAACAGTAATATTAAAAACGTTGACCTGGTATCCAGACGTGGTGGGTAGGGCCACTTGCTGCTGGGTCTGATGACTGGAGGTCCATcagggactcacatggtagagaaGTAACGGCCGAAAGTTTCCCTCTAACCTCCACAAGTGCACCGTGGCATGCCAGCCTGATCCTGTGGCTACACACACAGAGGGTGCCAGACACAAGTGCACCGTGGCATGCTGGCCTGAGCATGTGGCTATACACACAGAGGATgccagatagacagacatatattctctctctctctctctctttctctctctgtacacgcgtgcgtgtgcgtgtgcgtgtgcgtgtgcgtgtgtgtgtgtgtgtgtgtgtgtgtgtgtgttttactgtcTGGTAGCTCCTGAGTTCAGATGAAGGTACCAGATCCTCTGGCTGTTAGCAATCATaggtgtgctgggaactgaaccctggtcccctgcaagagcaacaaatgttcatagccatctctccaaccccaaatatatatgtaattttagttttttttttcttctccaaataaggtttctctgcgtagctctggctttcctggaactcattttgtagagcaggctgacctcaaattcagagagctacctgtttcagcctctgaagtgctgggattaaaagcatgtgccaccactcatggcttatatataattatttttttttggggggggggcggttcgagacagggtttctctgagtagctctggctgtcctggaactctgtagaccaggctggcttcgaactcagaaatccacctgtctctgcctcccaagcgctgggattaaaaggcgtgcgccaccactgcccggctatgtataatttttaaagattaatcaTAAAAGCCTGGCGTGATGGATCATGCCTTTAAGCTGGGCATTTGATAActgtgagcttaaggccagccggTCTAGAGAAGATCctgctcaaaaaaaaaccaaaataaataaataatccaaaaTTGAAAACATTGCCGTACAACTGCTGAGAAACGTTAGTAAAGTCAGAAGGATGCCTGTTCAGTAGCCAGACATGGTGGATATGCCTGCAATGAcattctcaggaggctgaggcaagaagataaGTCTGTACAGTGAGATTTGTCTACCCTTCTCCAGGATGCGAGCAAGCAAACTGGTGACCTCTGTCCACGTGAGGGCGCAAGGAAGCCTTAGGCTTCTTAGCTAAAATTGTATCTCCTAGAACTGGCGAACAGAAACATCGGTTGATGCTGGAGCGCCGGACTGACTTCCAATCGCAAAGGCCACTGGggcttgtagtccaggctgaggGCCTCCCTAGGCAACCTAAGGTCTAGTTTCCAGGTCCTGAAAAAGCTTGAAGACTGGGTGCGTTCTTCCTTTTTCCGTCGCCATGGTGATGGTGCGGGCGACAGCCCGGGATTTGGCAGCGGCAGGgcccccttcccactccctcctcctcacCATCTGCTCCTCCCTCACACCTGGCCATGAGCCGCGGACGCCTCCTCCGCACGCAGCCCGGGACTCCACGGCCACCAGGTGGCGCGTCTGCGCGGCTTAGCCTGGTGCCCTCCTCCCCGAGGACTTGTCAATCAATCAGTCAGAATTGAGACCCTCCGCACCCGCCCGCTGCTTGGTCGGCTTCGCTGGTCCCTTCCTGGACCGCATCATGAAAATTTAATCCCAAATGCATTTGTAGCCTGACacgtgggtgggtgggggagatggTGGGGAAACCAACACCCTGCTAAGGCCGGAGCGTTGGCTTGGAGTGCTTCAGGGCCACTTTAGAGTTGGGGTTACCCCCAAAGGATGGGAGTGGAATTTACGGTTGGAGAAAGGACTTAGTGGGTGAGGACAGATCGTGGAGCCCGAGTGGAAGTCGCCACTGGGACACATGGAGCTAGGAGACAGACTCAAGGGGAGGAGCCAGgcccagaaggcagagacaacaCAGACAGCAAGTATGCAGGAATAGAGGGACATATTTGGGGGGAAGGGACCCAATTGATGGGGCCCAGACTAAAGAGAGTATCATAGTCTAGGGAGCCTGACATACTCTTGGGAAGTGAGGAGGAAATCGTGGGGCACAAAGTGCAGTCATGGCGAATCTAGTTGTAGCTAGCAGAGTTCAAAAGGATGAAAGGAGAAGGAGTTGAAACccagggagagaaagatggagtgCAGTAGAACCCAAGGGTAAAAGTGGAATCTGAAAGTGAGAAAGCCAGTCCAGCGGCacagcctgtaaccccagctcctcATAAAaagcagcctgagctacagagggagggctggggatgtagcttggtgGGCTTACCTGGTATGTGTGGGGCTCTGGGTCTTATTCCCAGTATggccaaaaaaaggaaaagaggggccagagagatggctcagcggtaataggctgctcttccagaggacctgggttcagttcccaacacccacatggcaggtcacatcTCCAGTTCCAGATCATCATCTCATGTCATCTTCAGGCCTCTAATGCCACTAGGTATACAGATATTACACAGATATATAATATGCTAGCAAAAACCCACATAcctaaattaaacttaaaaaaaatagccGTGGTGgcgtttttctttttttcttttctttcttccttttctttctttctttctttctttctttctttctttctttctttcttttttttttgagacagtttctctgtgtagctctggctgtcctggaagccagcctggccttgaattcacacagatctgcttgcctgcctcctgaatgctggaattaaaggcgtgtggagctcaaaaaaatttttttaagacaagaaaaagggagaacaagagagagaaagccaaagGTCGGACGGGGAAGAGAGCTGCTCAGCAGCGGAGAGATCTGGAAAGGAGAGGCTCAAAGAGCTTTAGACAGGCAGAGTATCTGAGGAGTGTATTATAGTGGGGAGCGAGGCAACTCGAAGTTCAAACCCAGGGACGTGGCCTTGAGGTGGACAGGTGGAGGCTTTAGGATGGGAGAGCTGAAGGAGAGAAGGTCTAGCTTGCAAGACAAGCTACATAGTGGACTGGCTTAGCATCTCCAGGTAGCCTGTTGGAGAAAAAAAGGCGGGTCCTTCCTTCGAGGGGTGGGGCCTCGTTGGGTGGGCGTGGATGCTCCGCCCCGCCCCGACGCTGAGTCCGCTACAGCCCTGGGCAGCGGGCACTCGCAGCCTGGTTCCCCCCGAGCGGAGCTGCGGGGCCGGGCCGGGCCGGGGCGGACCCCGGGATCCCGGACGCGGCCGCCCGGGCCCGCGGGCGGGGGGATTGGTAGGGGACCCGCGTGGGCACTGCCACCATGGAGTTCCGGCAGGAGGAGTTTCGGAAGCTAGCGGG from Arvicanthis niloticus isolate mArvNil1 chromosome 1, mArvNil1.pat.X, whole genome shotgun sequence carries:
- the Pih1d1 gene encoding PIH1 domain-containing protein 1 isoform X3, encoding MAFMAMADSTFLAPELSDAESMGEETVRFQELLLKASKELQQAQTARPESTQIQPKPGFCIKTNSSEGKVFINICHSPSIPPPVDVTEDELLQMLEEDQAGFRIPMSLGEPHAELDAKGQGCTAYDVAVNSNFYLRMQNSDFLRELVVTIAREGLEDKYGLQLNPEWRMLKYRSFLGSISQQNIRSQQRPRIQELGTLDASDSLGTQHGPERPHLSLWLEAPDLLLAEVNLPKLDGAQGLALEIGENRLVMGGPQQLYHLDASIPLRINTEATRAAFHHRRKQLMVSMPLLAASS
- the Pih1d1 gene encoding PIH1 domain-containing protein 1 isoform X1 — encoded protein: MAFMAMADSTFLAPELSDAESMGEETVRFQELLLKASKELQQAQTARPESTQIQPKPGFCIKTNSSEGKVFINICHSPSIPPPVDVTEDELLQMLEEDQAGFRIPMSLGEPHAELDAKGQGCTAYDVAVNSNFYLRMQNSDFLRELVVTIAREGLEDKYGLQLNPEWRMLKYRSFLGSISQQNIRSQQRPRIQELGTLDASDSLGTQHGPERPHLSLWLEAPDLLLAEVNLPKLGRGLTLSSPGWSPRAGTGDRREPPGDGRPPAAVPPGRLHSPADQYRGNQGCFSPQEKATDGVHAPPGRIVLTSVSCISGCS
- the Pih1d1 gene encoding PIH1 domain-containing protein 1 isoform X5 produces the protein MAFMAMADSTFLAPELSDAESMGEETVRFQELLLKASKELQQAQTARPESTQIQPKPGFCIKTNSSEGKVFINICHSPSIPPPVDVTEDELLQMLEEDQAGFRIPMSLGEPHAELDAKGQGCTAYDVAVNSNFYLRMQNSDFLRELVVTIAREGLEDKYGLQLNPEWRMLKYRSFLGSISQQNIRSQQRPRIQELGTLDASDSLGTQHGPERPHLSLWLEAPDLLLAEVNLPKLQLMVSMPLLAASS
- the Pih1d1 gene encoding PIH1 domain-containing protein 1 isoform X4 — its product is MADSTFLAPELSDAESMGEETVRFQELLLKASKELQQAQTARPESTQIQPKPGFCIKTNSSEGKVFINICHSPSIPPPVDVTEDELLQMLEEDQAGFRIPMSLGEPHAELDAKGQGCTAYDVAVNSNFYLRMQNSDFLRELVVTIAREGLEDKYGLQLNPEWRMLKYRSFLGSISQQNIRSQQRPRIQELGTLDASDSLGTQHGPERPHLSLWLEAPDLLLAEVNLPKLDGAQGLALEIGENRLVMGGPQQLYHLDASIPLRINTEATRAAFHHRRKQLMVSMPLLAASS
- the Pih1d1 gene encoding PIH1 domain-containing protein 1 isoform X2, producing the protein MADSTFLAPELSDAESMGEETVRFQELLLKASKELQQAQTARPESTQIQPKPGFCIKTNSSEGKVFINICHSPSIPPPVDVTEDELLQMLEEDQAGFRIPMSLGEPHAELDAKGQGCTAYDVAVNSNFYLRMQNSDFLRELVVTIAREGLEDKYGLQLNPEWRMLKYRSFLGSISQQNIRSQQRPRIQELGTLDASDSLGTQHGPERPHLSLWLEAPDLLLAEVNLPKLGRGLTLSSPGWSPRAGTGDRREPPGDGRPPAAVPPGRLHSPADQYRGNQGCFSPQEKATDGVHAPPGRIVLTSVSCISGCS